GGCCAGGAAAGGCAAGATCAGAAACGGTCACCACGCGAATACGGCCTGCGACTTTTATAATTGTTACCAAAAAGATATAGCGCTGATCAGAAGGCTGAATATTCCTAATTTCCGGTTTTCCGTTTCCTGGCCGCGGGTGCTGCCCTCCGGTGTAAAAACCGTCAATCAAAAAGGTATCGATTTTTATAACAAGGTGATAGATCATTGTCTGGAAAACGATATCGAACCATGGCTGACATTGTATCACTGGGACCTGCCTCAGGCCCTTGAATTAAAAGGGGGCTGGACCAACCGGGATATCGTGTCGTGGTTTGCCGATTATACAGAGCTTTGTGCGCGTAACTATGGCGACCGCGTTAAACACTGGATGGTGCTGAATGAGCCCATGGTATTTACAGGTGCAGGGTATTTCCTTGGGTTGCACGCGCCGGGAAGAACAGGCCTTTCGAACTTCCTTCCGGCCATTCACCATACTGTGTTGAGCATGAGTGAAGGCGGACGGATTTTAAAAAAGCTAATTCCCGAAGCAGAGGTTGGTACGACATTTTCCTGTTCTTATATTGAGCCTTTTTCGCAGAAGCCAAAAGATATTGCGGCAGCAACGAGAGCCGATGCCCTCCTGAACCGTTTGTTCATTGAACCTGTACTTGGAATGGGATATCCCGTTTCCGACGTTCCGGTTCTTAAAAACCTGCATAAGTATCATCAGCCCGGCGACGAAGAGAAAATGAAGTTCGATTTTGATTTTATAGGTTTGCAAAACTATACGCGTGAGATTGTAAAGTACTCTTTGTTTACACCTTACCTTCATGCGAGGCTTGTAAAGGCCGAGAAAAGGAATGTGCCCCTCACCAGCATGAAATGGGAGGTATATCCGCCGGCCATGTATCATATACTAAAGAAGTTTAATGACTATCCGGGAATAAAGAAGATCTACATTACAGAGAACGGCGCCGCGTTTCCCGATTGGCTACAGGACGGAAAGGTTGAAGATACAGAGCGGCTCAAATATCTTCAGGACCATATCGCGCAGGTATTGAAGGCTAAAAGCGAGGGTTGTAAAGTGGATGGATATTTTATTTGGACACTCACAGATAATTTCGAATGGGCTGAAGGATATGATCCGCGCTTTGGGATCATTTATATTGATTTTGCTACCCAAAAACGTGTAATCAAGTCGTCAGGGAAATGGTATGCCCGGTTTTTGGCCAGATAGTCCCGGATTATAAAATTGTCCGAGCATCGTTTTTATATCAAGCTTTAAGTTAAGATCTTCAGCGTCCAACTGGTCACCGTCGTCTGAGTCTGCGCCATGAAATTCAGAAGTGTATTTATAGATATTCCATGTTCCTCCATGGTATTCCAGTGCGGTGAGGTTCTCAACCCAGTCGCCCGAATTAAGATATAGGACACTGCCCTGCTCCGTACGGATCTGACGATTTTCTGGCTGGTGAATATGACCGCAGACCACATAGGAATAACCCTGATCAATAGCAAGCTCTGCTGCTGTTATTTCAAAATCATTTATAAACTTTACCGCATCTTTGAATTTCGCCTTGATCTTTTTAGAGAAGCTCATTTTTTCCTTCTTCATCAGGGTAAGAAGCCAGTTAACAAAGCTGTTCAACAGAATGAGCGTGTCATAGCCCACCGCCCCCAATTTTGCGAGCCATTTAGAATGCTGCATTGTAACGTCGAATACGTCGCCGTGAAAGAACCAGGCCTTCTTGTCACCCAGCTCGAGTACCAGTTTATCGGTAAGCTGAAAGCTGCCGATGGTCAAATCGCTGAATTTGCGGAGCATCTCATCGTGGTTTCCCGTAAGATAATAAACAGGCACTCCCTCGGTAATGAACTTCATAATCCGCCGTAAAACTTTCATGTGCGACTCCGGCCAGTACGACTTGCTGAACTGCCAGATGTCAATGATATCTCCGTTAAGGATCAGGATTCCCGGTTTAATACTTTTTAAATACTGAAGCAGTTCTTTTGCGTGGCAGCCGTATGTTCCCAGATGTACATCGGAAATAACTACTACCTCAACTTCTCTTTTAGCCATTCATTTTTGGTAATTAGCGGTTGGCAGTTAGCAATTGGACGTTTACGGTTGGCTGCTGGCGATTAGCTTTTGGCAATTCGTAATTAGCTGTCAGGCTTCAGTTATCAGCTTTTATATAACGACATGAAGTAACCTGCAGCTTAGAATTACAACTTTTAACTTTTAACCTTCAACTTACAACTTACAACCTTCAACCTTCAACCTTCAACCTTCAACCTTCAACCTTCAACCTTCAACCTTCAACCTTCAACCTTCAACCTTCAACCTTCAACCTTCAACCTTCAACCTTCAACCTTCAACCTTCAACCTTCAACCTTCAACCTTCAACCTTCAACCTTCAACCTTCAACTCAAAATTCTGCTTCTAAGGTACTTACATGCTATTAAGTTGTTGTTAACTGCTTGTTAATTTAGCTGTTGCGGAGTTTCGAAGCTCTTCAGTTTCGGTTTTTAATGACTTTTCAAGAAAGAACGGTGCTAAAGGAACAAAGGCTGCCGTGAGGAAGATGGCTATTCGTTTGAGCCCCCATGAGCCAGCATAGGCAGCGCGTAGTACGGCGGCTATATATATAATGAAGAGCAGTCCATGGGCCCATCCTGTATATTTTACAGCAAGAGGGTAATCATAATAATATTTAAGAGGCATTGCCACACAGAGAAGAACGACAAATGAAACCGCTTCACAAAAACCGGTTCTTCTGAGTTGAATGAGTTTT
The window above is part of the Arcticibacter tournemirensis genome. Proteins encoded here:
- a CDS encoding DUF3817 domain-containing protein, which encodes MNNNYIAKLIQLRRTGFCEAVSFVVLLCVAMPLKYYYDYPLAVKYTGWAHGLLFIIYIAAVLRAAYAGSWGLKRIAIFLTAAFVPLAPFFLEKSLKTETEELRNSATAKLTSS
- a CDS encoding UDP-2,3-diacylglucosamine diphosphatase, which encodes MAKREVEVVVISDVHLGTYGCHAKELLQYLKSIKPGILILNGDIIDIWQFSKSYWPESHMKVLRRIMKFITEGVPVYYLTGNHDEMLRKFSDLTIGSFQLTDKLVLELGDKKAWFFHGDVFDVTMQHSKWLAKLGAVGYDTLILLNSFVNWLLTLMKKEKMSFSKKIKAKFKDAVKFINDFEITAAELAIDQGYSYVVCGHIHQPENRQIRTEQGSVLYLNSGDWVENLTALEYHGGTWNIYKYTSEFHGADSDDGDQLDAEDLNLKLDIKTMLGQFYNPGLSGQKPGIPFP
- a CDS encoding GH1 family beta-glucosidase → MDYEGQELHKDQFGEDFKWGISTAAFQTEGSCAADGKGPSVWDVFSARKGKIRNGHHANTACDFYNCYQKDIALIRRLNIPNFRFSVSWPRVLPSGVKTVNQKGIDFYNKVIDHCLENDIEPWLTLYHWDLPQALELKGGWTNRDIVSWFADYTELCARNYGDRVKHWMVLNEPMVFTGAGYFLGLHAPGRTGLSNFLPAIHHTVLSMSEGGRILKKLIPEAEVGTTFSCSYIEPFSQKPKDIAAATRADALLNRLFIEPVLGMGYPVSDVPVLKNLHKYHQPGDEEKMKFDFDFIGLQNYTREIVKYSLFTPYLHARLVKAEKRNVPLTSMKWEVYPPAMYHILKKFNDYPGIKKIYITENGAAFPDWLQDGKVEDTERLKYLQDHIAQVLKAKSEGCKVDGYFIWTLTDNFEWAEGYDPRFGIIYIDFATQKRVIKSSGKWYARFLAR